A window of Desulfatirhabdium butyrativorans DSM 18734 genomic DNA:
AGCATCCCTACACGAAGGAGCCCGGCAATGCGGCGGAAGTCTCGGCGCAGGCGATTCTCGAGTCACGCGGCAACACCCCGCGTTTGTACCGCAACACGCTGGTGTTTCTTGCAGCCGATAAGGTGCGTCTGCAGGACCTCGACGAGGAGCTGCGCCGGTTCCGGGCTTGGGAGTCGATCCTGGCGGAGAAGGAGACGCTTAACCTGGACCCGCACCAGGTGCGTCAGGCCGAGACGCAGAAGCAGGCCGCCGATGGCACGGTGACGGCTCGGTTGCCCGAAACCTACCAATGGCTGCTCGTGCCGGAGCAGACGAACCCGCAGGCACCGATGAGGTGGCAGGCCGTGCGACTTTCGGGGAGTGATGCGCTCGCCGTGCGGGCGAGCAAGAAACTCAAGAACGACGAGATGCTGATCACGAGTTTCGCCGCTTCGCGGCTTCGCATGGAACTCGATCGTGTGCCGCTTTGGCGTGGCGACAGATGGATGCCGAGATGATAACGTCATCGGACCCGGGGGCCGGGCTCAGGTCCCAGCCGGGTCTCGGTCCCGGACCAGGGGCCGATTCGATGTCGGAATCCGATTCCGCACCGCAACTGCAGCCGCCGGAACGCCGACTCCGGCGCTACCATGGCACGGTCCAGCTCGATCCCGAACGTGTCGGGCGGGATGCCGGCCGGATCGCCGACGAGGTGATCGCCCATCTGGCCGGCCATGTGGGCGCGGAAGTCACGGTAACCCTCGAGATCGAAGCGAAGTTTCCAGACGGGGCTTCAGAGCAGATCGTCCGGGTCGTGACGGAGAACAGCCAAACGTTGAAGTTCACGAGTCATGGATTCGAGAGCGAGTAGATCGTGGGCAGTGGGTGATCGGTGATGGGCGATAGGGGCTCACTCGATTTCAACATGGGGAGCTGACGTCCGTTTGGATCCGCTCCCATTCGAAGCCGACGATGTTTCGGTCGGCGCTGCTGAATTCGACACCGATCAGAAAGATGGCATCGGCCTGGCCCCGATACCGCTCCCAGTAACGCATCTTGCGGATTTGGTCCAGGGCTGTGTGGGCGCTGCCATCGATTTCCACAACCTTGAACTCCAGGATGAACACCCGCCCCCCGAGCCGCACGGCCATGTCGATCCGACCCTTGTTCGTCATCTGCTCGGCCGTGACATCGAGCCCCAGCGCCGTGAAATAGCAGTAAAAAATCGATGCATAATAGCCTTCGTATCTGGAGGACTCGTTTTTCCGGTACCACTCATAGGGGATCGAGGCGAAAAAGGCGTGAAAGATGTCCCGGAGCTGGTCCAGGTCTGCCGCCTCCAGGCAGCGATAGAGCCGGATGCGGTTTCGGGTCTGTTCGGCGGTGGAATTCGTGAGATAGCGAAGCAGGTGTTCGGTCAGGCTTTTTTTGACCTCGAGATTGGGATAGACAAGCGTGTAGAGCCTGTCGCTTCCGAGCACCGCCCAATCTTTGATCGTCAGATAACCGGTTTGAAATAGAAGCGTGTCGAGCTGAATGTCGTCGATATCGAAGGAGGAAAGGATCGCTTCGGATGCTTCAATGGTTTCGATATCGGGTGCGGGATATTGCCTTTCGGTAATGAGCTTGATCAGAAAGCTGGGGCTTCCGGTCTCGAACCAGTAGTTTCGAAATTCTTTCGTGTCCAAAAACAACAGGATATCGAAGGGATTGTAGACCCGATCTCCCAGGAAATTGTACCCGTCGTACCAACGCCTGACTTCCTCCAGGTTTACCCCGTCCAGCCTTTCGGCGAAGGTATGGATCAGTTCTTCATGCGTATAGCCGCAGACAGTGGCGGCCATCGGATCCAGGGTGATGTCCTGCAAATTGTTCAATCCGCTGAAGAGCGAGACCTTGCTGAACTTGCTCACTCCCGTAATGAAGACGAATTTCAGGAATTCGTCGGAATCCTTGATGACCGAATAGAAATTTTTGAGTCCTTCGCGGATTTCGACGGCCATCTGCGGCTTGTCGATGTGGTCGAGGATGGGCTTGTCGTATTCGTCGATCAGGATGACCACAGGTTGATGGTGACGGGTATACAGGGCACGGATGAGCTCAAAAAACCGCTCCCGCAGGTTTTGCTCCAGGAGCATCACATCCCCGTTTTCTGCATTGATTTTAAGGATATAGGCAAAACGCTCCCCCAGATCCTCGATATCTTGGATTACACCGCTTCCGAAGCTGATGTGAATGACCGGATACCGGGTGTCCCAATCCCAGTTGTTTTCCAGATACAGACCGGAAAACAATTCTTTCCTGGCGAAAAAGGCCTGCCTCAGGGTATCCAGAAAGAGGGATTTTCCGAAGCGCCGGGGCCGGGAAAGAAAGTAATAGCCACCTCCCTTGTTGACGAGCTCGGCCACCATGGCGGTCTTGTCGACGTAGTAGAAATTGCCTTGCCGCATTTTGACGAAGCTCTGAATGCCGATGGGAAGCTTTTTCATGGTGACGACCTCCGTCATCTTTGGAACAGATTATGGAAACAGGTACTTACTAATTGCACTAAGGTTTAGGAGGCTAAGAGATCCTGGGGCACATTGATATCATAAAATGAAGTTTATGCGAACGCAACGACTATGCCGGATAATACCGGAAATTGGTCCATGCATGGTTCTCTTAGCGGCAGGAATGTATGTGCCTGACGACATGCCGCCAAGTGTCATTCCTTTCGGGAAGAAAACGATTGCGCCAAATCGGGAGGCTTGGGAGATTGGGAATGACTTGACGCGGATCGAAAAACTTGTTTTCATGTCCGGGTATATGATC
This region includes:
- a CDS encoding ATP-binding protein, which produces MKKLPIGIQSFVKMRQGNFYYVDKTAMVAELVNKGGGYYFLSRPRRFGKSLFLDTLRQAFFARKELFSGLYLENNWDWDTRYPVIHISFGSGVIQDIEDLGERFAYILKINAENGDVMLLEQNLRERFFELIRALYTRHHQPVVILIDEYDKPILDHIDKPQMAVEIREGLKNFYSVIKDSDEFLKFVFITGVSKFSKVSLFSGLNNLQDITLDPMAATVCGYTHEELIHTFAERLDGVNLEEVRRWYDGYNFLGDRVYNPFDILLFLDTKEFRNYWFETGSPSFLIKLITERQYPAPDIETIEASEAILSSFDIDDIQLDTLLFQTGYLTIKDWAVLGSDRLYTLVYPNLEVKKSLTEHLLRYLTNSTAEQTRNRIRLYRCLEAADLDQLRDIFHAFFASIPYEWYRKNESSRYEGYYASIFYCYFTALGLDVTAEQMTNKGRIDMAVRLGGRVFILEFKVVEIDGSAHTALDQIRKMRYWERYRGQADAIFLIGVEFSSADRNIVGFEWERIQTDVSSPC